In Malassezia japonica chromosome 2, complete sequence, one DNA window encodes the following:
- the HOS3 gene encoding histone deacetylase (EggNog:ENOG503NX84; COG:B), which translates to MVFIVKLPARGSAQREAQETREPGKEGEYVVMTEGMPQPAPSIVQSAAGVHGQEQAPTQVLDVQTPTKTGAGAQAEGPLPRAEFDAPQAGAVPATPTMPPKAQASPQRALDILLAPSVLHHRYVRGVDKSAIVERPERIRAVLLGIAAVYGQWDSGKAPKAETPDDLAAMLSGMDMNVEAPAADLRLLLATRTLPLDASDPALAFVHAHKDEPAQYPTTTDFGGSAEPLGTSHLARLAQLGSMAPHEAPGASVRPPRRAPVGSDGTSSDGEGDERMHPAEIPTALPAGDLYLCGPHASGASDDRDGGSREAICHALGASVEAVDRVVAGAQASVPTLTSLELRPVPSTSLTDAQPPRAVPHLPAKRAFVLSRPPGHHCSGNDPQGFCWVNNVAVAAAHAHAQHGIDRVIVLDIDLHHGNGTQTLAWRINADAVKADADRAARLQALRRQTRSARTAKGDKRPAWEQYLEDEALVGRRALRMCYTSLHDIESFPCEDGDPELVRNASVCVEGAHGQWIWNVHLESHRDDTEFDHLYTTKYSTILDKARRFAAATQAFGERTMIMISCGFDACTYEYPGMQRHGKHVPPAFYGRFASDAARLADEIADGKLISLLEGGYSDRALASGAMAHIGALAGRPHEGGTVPWSLEHLAQLERMAKKVGAAASQAAFTASVSRRRTTSHPAWLVRASEHFAAFQRACGVDARPLESLNEPATPRQGKNLLRGLGNDVDTPTRSVAGGHTLRDRTVMRSRSQHNLADATPARVRARPPMPRRDDDVDSPNTSFETPMQTPARTQVSPTTPRSDPSLLVPGALAVESVPSTPSKDPLEDLHKMSLGR; encoded by the exons ATGGTGTTCATTGTGAAGCTCCCTGCGCGGGGtagcgcgcagcgcgaggcacaAGAGACCAGGGAGCCCGGAAAGGAGGGCGAGTACGTAGTCATGACGGAGGGGAtgccgcagccggcgccTAGCATTGTGCAGAGCGCAGccggcgtgcacggccaGGAACAGGCGCCGACCCAAGTGTTGGATGTCCAGACGCCGACCAAGACTGGCGCGGGGGCGCAAGCCGAGGGCCCATTGCCCAGGGCCGAATTCGATGCACCACAGGCTGGTGCTGTGCCTGCTACGCCCACGATGCCGCCAAAGGCACAGGCGTCGCCGCAGCGTGCCCTCGATATCCTCCtcgcgccgtcggtgcTGCACCATCGGtacgtgcgcggcgtcgacaaGTCGGCGAttgtcgagcgcccggAGCGTATCCGTGCCGTGCTGCTTGGCATTGCCGCCGTGTACGGCCAGTGGGACAGCGGCAaggcgcccaaggccgagacACCAgacgacctcgccgcgaTGCTCTCTGGCATGGACATGAACGTCGAGGCACCTGCTGCcgacctgcgcctcttgcttgcgacgcgcacgctcccTCTGGATGCGTCGGATCCTGCGCTGGCATTTGTGCACGCTCACAAGGACGAGCCGGCGCAGTACCCCACGACGACCGACTTtggcggcagcgccgagccgctcggcacgtcgcacctcgcgcgcctcgctcagcTCGGGAGCATGGCGCCACACGAGGCACCCGGCGCATCGGTGCGCCCTCcccgccgtgcgccggtcGGCTCGGATGGCACGTCGAGCGATGGCGAAGGCGACGAGCGGATGCACCCCGCCGAGATCCCGACAGCGCTCCCTGCGGGTGACCTGTACCTGTGCGGCCCCCATGCATCCGGCGCATCGGacgaccgcgacggcggctcgcgcgaggcgatctgccacgcgctcggcgcgtccgtcgaggccgtggaCCGTGTCGTGGCCGGTGCCCAAGCGTCTGTGCCCACGCtcacctcgctcgagctgcgcccggtgccgagcacctcgctcacagacgcgcagccgccgcgtgccgtgcCCCACCTGCCTGCGAAACGCGCATTTGTCCTGTCGCGCCCGCCTGGACACCACTGCAGCGGCAACGATCCCCAAGGCTTCTGCTGGGTGAACAATGTCGcggtcgctgcggcgcacgcacatgcgcagcacggcatCGACCGAGTGATTGTGCTGGACATTGACCTGCACCACGGTAACGGAAcgcagacgctcgcgtGGCGCATCAACGCCGACGCCGTCAAGGCGGacgccgaccgcgccgcgcgcctgcaggcgctgcggcggcagaCGCGCTCCGCCCGTACGGCCAAAGGCGACAAGCGCCCGGCGTGGGAGCAGtacctcgaggacgaggcgctggtcggccgccgtgcgctgcgcatgtGCTATACGAGTCTGCACGACATTGAGAGCTTCCCATGTGAAGACGGCGACCCCGAGCTGGTGAGGAATGCGAGCGTGTGTGTCGaaggcgcgcacggccagtGGATTTGGAATG TGCACCTCGAGTCGCATCGTGACGATACCGAGTTCGACCACCTGTACACCACCAAGTACTCTACGATCCTCGACAAGGCACGCCGCTTTGCagccgcgacgcaggcgtTTGGCGAGCGGACCATGATCATGATTTCGTGTGGATTCGACGCGTGTACGTACGAGTACCCCGGCATGCAGCGCCACGGCAAGCATGTGCCCCCGGCGTTCTATGGACGCTTTgcgagcgacgcagcgcggctcgccgacgagatcgccgacggcaagcTCATTTCGCTCCTCGAGGGCGGCTACTCggaccgcgcgctcgcgagcggcgccatGGCGCACATTGGCGCGCTGGCCGGCCGCCCTCACGAAGGCGGTACCGTGCCGTGGAGCTtggagcacctcgcgcagctcgagcgcatggcAAAGAAggtcggcgcggctgcgAGCCAGGCGGCGTTTACtgcgagcgtctcgcggcgccgcacgacgaGCCATCCGGCATGGCTCGTGCGTGCGTCCGAGCACTTTGCCGCGTTCCAGCGGGCGTGTGgcgtcgatgcgcggccACTTGAATCGCTTAATGagcccgcgacgccgcggcaagGGAAGAATCTGCTGCGTGGCCTCGGCAATGacgtcgacacgccgacgcgctcggtcgCGGGTGGGCACACGCTGCGTGATCGCACTGTGATGCGGTCGCGCAGCCAGCACAACCTCGCCGatgcgacgccggcgcgcgtgcgtgcgcggccgccgatgccgcgccgcgacgacgacgtcgaTTCGCCGAATACCTCGTTCGAGACACCGATGcagacgccggcgcggacgCAGgtgtcgccgacgacgccaCGCAGCGATCCGTCGCTGCTTGTGCCGGGCGCACTGGCAGTcgagagcgtgccgagcacgccaaGCAAGGATCCACTCGAGGATCTGCACAAGATGTCGCTCGGCAGGTAG
- the rga8 gene encoding Rho-GTPase-activating protein 8 (EggNog:ENOG503NY2Z; COG:A) — protein MTSPAQLDIAYPPTFASSFWTYPDYRTGATVLYSRMQDGLDENDSVLALLKHRAETERETARMLSHVPEPTHTADPLFHGASASDRSGIHTSAAPTARTFRLLVSEFATSQADVHFRAAKRMEATIVAPFSEWVEGHADRMQDSYDTVEEALTAMERQSAEVARLRTAYESKCRLADEAEDDARFAPGSHPATPPRSTDEVVNGTRRLSLSARRDEPAPETTSLDPQRLQRRETLRQQFGFKRKEEEKGDKSEDKSEEHADKSEEHAEKGEFAPEETSPGAALQRSSSRISTYLTRAVGKIGDSPTLAQVRATVSGLADPRHIRLRREAEVAEQQYQDGVTTFDSLRCHCEQVLFHQYSLLQRWEADRVTALQRVLSAYNLALAPAAEAYKASSERTQLLPQRLQPAAHLQHLMDEHKTGPFRPAPVVFRPYYHDDLNRVAGSATAGFGMDLVSTAKGTALAAQETSLKTGQPGSGLAMPTLPPVLHALLSALQRSYADRARWVPKDGGDVTEATIHAEKRRIWLYDVPLHVTHALRTRLIQHVARQPDAPEFAVPDTLLDAVDAPVLAATVKLWALELDSPLLPYSSWDEIAEIYDAAAIRHEAQGGQADADPTEISKPIVQGISGVLARLPKLHLACLDAVISHLYKLVKDTPTDEDNSVYTAKLGLSLGRAVLRPSAERPSTVHAKYPALLVKDLVEQYETLFPPLMHTKAKESDMKALSPFRNVPIRRRSTLVDQRISRSSLLGAGLPSDGLQRRAAQFEQLHGGRSPMQRHTSLSYRPMQGAERAARTSRVASAQVPSSSRVPDALAQVAEQARAAAEEGGLDAQQAAKPVSMQKGAALDAVRPEVAPAVAPAEAPVSKAQAEASRAKAPVEAPVSMAPVEESLAKIPVEESFAKPPVEAPAANAPAKTKAEAFKGRAAEAPQAPKAEVPVKAPLPKAPVTKVPVTDAPAAEAPTAPATDAEAQAAPRPPSASGKNSSVRDAIKAFESSAKDTDPPSATLGPKTEPAASSSDAASARAPRTSTGVKGPRGPRNVSQK, from the coding sequence ATGACATCcccggcgcagctcgataTTGCGTACCCCCCGACGTTTGCGTCGTCGTTCTGGACGTATCCGGACTATAGGACCGGTGCTACCGTCCTTTACTCGCGTATGCAGGATGGGCTGGACGAAAACGACTCGGTCCTCGCCCTGCTAaagcaccgcgccgagacgGAGCGCGAGACCGCGCGGATGCTTTCGCACGTCCCTGAGCCGACGCATACGGCCGATCCGCTCTTTCACGGTGCATCGGCTAGCGACCGCAGCGGGATTCACACGTCTGCGGCGCCCACCGCACGGACCTTTCGCCTGCTGGTGAGCGAGTTTGCAACGAGCCAGGCCGACGTGCACTTCCGTGCAGCGAAGCGCATGGAGGCGACGATCGTTGCGCCATTCTCCGAGTGGGTTGAAGGCCATGCGGACCGCATGCAGGACAGCTACGATACGGTCGAAGAGGCGCTGACGGCGATGGAGCGCCAGAGCGCCGaagtcgcgcgcctgcgcaccgcctACGAGTCAAAGTGCCGCCTtgcggacgaggccgaggacgacgcgcgcttTGCCCCGGGCTCGCACCCGGCGACGCCAccgcgcagcaccgacgAGGTGGTGAATGGAACGCGCCGCCTGTCGCTCAgtgcacgccgcgacgagcccgcgcccgagacGACATCGCTCGATccccagcgcctgcagcgccgcgagacgctgcgccagcaGTTTGGCTTTAAGCGCAAAGAAGAAGAGAAGGGCGACAAGAGCGAAGACAAGAGCGAGGAACACGCCGATAAGAGCGAGGAACACGCCGAGAAGGGCGAGTTTGCCCCGGAAGAGacctcgccgggcgcggcgctgcagcgctcctcgtcgcgtATCTCGACTTACTTGacacgcgccgtcggcaagATTGGCGACTCGCCGAcgcttgcgcaggtgcGGGCGACCGTCAGCGGATTGGCCGATCCCCGGCACAttcgcctgcgccgcgaggccgaaGTCGCGGAGCAGCAGTACCAAGACGGCGTCACGACGTTTGACAGTCTGCGCTGCCACTGCGAGCAGGTGCTCTTTCACCAGTActcgctgctgcagcgctggGAAGCCGACCGTGTGAcggcgctccagcgcgtACTGAGCGCGTACAacctcgcgcttgcgccggccgccgaggcgtacaaggcctcgagcgagcgtACGCAGCTCTTGCCTCAACGGCTGcagcctgcggcgcacctgcaGCACCTCATGGACGAGCACAAGACCGGCCCGTTCCGTCCTGCCCCGGTCGTCTTCCGGCCGTACTACCACGACGATCTGAACCGCGTCGCAGGCTCCGCGACGGCCGGCTTCGGCATGGACCTCGTATCGACCGCTAaaggcacggcgctcgcggctcAGGAGACGTCGCTCAAGACGGGCCAGCCCGGGTCGGGCCTCGCGATGCCTACGCTCCCGCCAgtgctgcacgcgctcctctcgGCGCTCCAGCGCTCGTACGCGGACCGTGCGCGGTGGGTGCCGAAagacggcggcgacgtcACGGAAGCAACGATCCACGCGGAAAAGCGCCGTATCTGGCTGTACGATGTGCCGCTGCACGTTacgcatgcgctgcgcacgcgcctcatccagcacgtcgctcgccagCCGGACGCGCCCGAGTTTGCCGTGCCGGACACGCTGCTCGatgcggtcgacgcgccggtgctcgccgcgacggTCAAGCTGTgggcgctcgagcttgaCTCGCCGCTCTTGCCGTACAGCTCGTGGGACGAGATTGCAGAGATCTACGATGCGGCTGCCATCCGCCACGAGGCACAGGGGGGGCAGGCGGACGCGGATCCTACCGAAATCTCCAAGCCGATCGTTCAAGGGATCAGCGgcgtgcttgcgcgcctgccAAAGCTGCACCTTGCATGCCTCGATGCGGTGATTTCGCACCTGTATAAGCTCGTCAAGGAcacgccgaccgacgaGGACAACAGCGTGTACACGGCCAAGCTTGGCCTctcgctcggccgcgcggtcctgcgcccgagcgccgagcggcccaGCACGGTGCACGCCAAGTACCCTGCGCTCCTTGTCAAGGACCTTGTCGAGCAGTACGAGACGCTCTTTCCCCCTCTGATGCACaccaaggccaaggagtCGGACATGAAGGCGCTGAGTCCTTTCCGCAACGTGCCGATTCGCAGGCGGTCTACGCTCGTGGACCAGCGCAtctcacgcagctcgttgCTGGGCGCGGGTctgccgagcgacgggctgcagcgccgcgccgcgcagtttgagcagctgcacgGCGGACGGAGCCCGATGCAGCGGCATACGTCGTTGTCGTACCGTCCGATGCagggcgccgagcgggCTGCAcggacgtcgcgcgtcgcctcggcccaggtgccgagcagctcgcgcgtgccggaTGCGTTGGCGCAGgtggccgagcaggcgcgcgcggccgccgaggaagGCGGACTCGATGCCCAACAAGCGGCCAAGCCAGTCAGCATGCAAAAGGGAGCGGCGCTGGATGCAGTGCGCCCTGAGGTTGCACCGGCTGTGGCtcctgccgaggcgccggtgaGCAAGGCtcaggccgaggcgagtCGTGCCAAGGCCCCCGTTGAGGCACCTGTGAGCATGGCGCCTGTCGAGGAGTCTCTTGCCAAGATCCCCGTCGAAGAGTCCTTTGCCAAGCCCcccgtcgaggcgccggcggccaaTGCCCCTGCCAAGACCAAGGCCGAAGCGTTCAAgggccgcgctgccgaaGCGCCCCAGGCCCCCAAGGCCGAAGTACCTGTCAAAGCCCCGCTGCCAAAGGCTCCAGTGACGAAGGTTCCAGTGACTGATGCGCCTGCTGCCGAGGCACCTACTGCTCCGGCCACTGACGCCGAGGCACAAGCTGCGCCCCGCCCTccctccgcctcgggcaagaactcgagcgtgcgcgacgcgatcaAGGCCTTTGAGTCCTCGGCCAAGGACACCGACCCGCCTTCGGCCACGTTGGGTCCCAAGACTGAGCCTGCCGCATCTTCCTCTGATGCCGCGTCTGCTCGGGCCCCCCGGACGAGTACTGGTGTCAAAGGCCCGCGGGGCCCCCGGAACGTTTCCCAAAAGTAG
- a CDS encoding uncharacterized protein (COG:A; EggNog:ENOG503P4FQ) has product MPGGTPNASVYVKNLNTKVKKEEELRRQLYDLFGTYGKVLDVVATRADGMRGQAFVVFRDLQSATSAMRGLEGFEFYDKPLAIEYARKKSHATLVHEHGEEALLNPGLMARINEGTLVPTNKVTYSHAQAEALGQDKKRTRDEENATTSAAPAPPAAEERPAKTQRTEEAEEEEDDDDDAMEMGDSDDE; this is encoded by the exons ATGCCGGGTGGGACGCCGAATGCGTCGGTGTACGTCAAGAACCTGAACACGAAGGTGAAGAAGGAGG AAGAGCTCCGGCGCCAGCTGTATGACCTGTTCGGCACGTACGGCAAAgtgctcgacgtcgtcgcgacgcgcgcagaCGGCATGCGTGGACAGGCGTTTGTCGTGTTCCGCGACCTGCagagcgcgacgtcggcgatgcgTGGGCTAGAGGGATTCGAGTTCTACGACAAGCCACTA GCGATCGAGTACGCCCGGAAAAAGTCGCATGCTAcgctcgtgcacgagcacggcgaAGAGGCACTGCTGAATCCCGGCCTGATGGCGCGTATCAACGAGGGAACGCTGGTGCCGACGAACAAGGTCACGTACTcgcacgcgcaggccgaggcgctgggcCAGGACAAGAAGCggacgcgcgacgaggagaacgcgacgaccagcgcagcccctgcgccgccggctgccgaggagcggccGGCCAAGACGCAGCGTACGGAGGAGGCagaagaagaagaggacgacgacgacgatg CTATGGAGATgggcgactcggacgaTGAGTAA
- the rio1 gene encoding non-specific serine/threonine protein kinase (EggNog:ENOG503NVB9; COG:D; COG:T), with protein sequence MSVASAAAQDGVPAQEAPMSAPPIPEDDSSASELSDESDLDADELMALGTVDDADWELSRGDFTKQYNRARQIASALRHEPEAKRDDSVALPAMNRARPRARPAAKARDAAVVDDAPPGEDHAAHASKTAAQISALGQFASRVHIEEQYDPSLVAGGSVDSRVPRKTNRTEVNRRKDKADRATLQQVLDPRTLLILYKMIKRELLVMVNGCVSTGKEANVYHATTPPSEPGAPQGSAAIKIYKTSILVFKDRDKYVSGEFRFRHGYSRHNPRKMVRLWAEKEMRNLKRLVNAELRAPAPIELRDHVLVMEFLGDADGWPSPRLKDAESAIGQGDWPRLYRELLATVRLMFHRCRLVHADLSEYNILFHNGHLWIIDVSQSVEHDHPHAFDFLREDISHVDDYFARHGVATLGLRQTFHFVVRDGARGRKGGVAGLEKLAEADEQGDAAVLDLTTEAGDQVETLASLEAELAMLMDAAAQDDATEQHEHEDAVFRQSYIPRNLDELYDPERDAAMAQAGEAQELIYAKTSGLDQVYQKESQAGETGSEGGDEGEEEEEDDDEGEDDDEDKDDEEDDSDADSDSLDPDARKQLERESRKEHKKGVKAANRERRKTKMPKAEKKKKMKKTGRKK encoded by the coding sequence ATGAGCGTAGCgagtgcggcggcgcaggacggcgTGCCTGCGCAGGAGGCACCTATGTCTGCGCCACCGATCCCCGAGGACGACAGCAGTGCGTCCGAGCTCTCTGACGAGAGCGatctcgacgccgacgagctcatggcgctcggtacggtcgacgacgcggacTGGGAACTTTCGCGCGGCGATTTTACGAAGCAGTACAaccgcgcgcggcagatcgcctcggcgctgcggcacgagcccgaggcgaagcgcgacgacTCGGTCGCGCTGCCTGCGATGAAccgcgcgcgcccgcgcgctcgtccggcggccaaggcgcgggACGCGGCCGttgtcgacgacgcgcccccCGGCGAGGaccacgcggcgcacgcaagCAAGACGGCCGCCCAGATctctgcgctcggccagtttgcgtcgcgcgtgcaTATTGAGGAGCAGTACGACCCCTCGCTGGTGGcgggcggcagcgtcgACAGCCGTGTGCCGCGCAAGACCAACCGTACCGAGGTGAACCGGCGCAAAGACAAGGCGGACCGAgcgacgctgcagcaggtgctcgatccacgcacgctgctgaTTCTCTACAAGATGAtcaagcgcgagctgcttgtgATGGTCAACGGGTGCGTCAGCACTGGAAAAGAAGCGAATGTCTACCATgccacgacgccgccgagcgagcccggcgcgccccaAGGCTCGGCAGCCATCAAGATCTACAAGACGAGTATCCTCGTGTTCAAGGACCGCGACAAGTATGTTTCCGGCGAGTTTCGTTTCCGGCACGGCTACAGCCGGCACAATCCCCGCAAGATGGTGCGTCTGTGGGCGGAAAAAGAGATGCGCAACTTGAAGCGTCTCGTGAACGCGGAACTgcgtgcgcccgcgccgatcgagctgcgcgaccatGTGCTCGTGATGGAGTTCCTCGGCGATGCCGACGGGTGGCCGAGTCCCCGGCTGAAGGACGCCGAGTCGGCGATTGGCCAAGGCGACTGGCCCCGGCTGtaccgcgagctgctggcgACGGTGCGCCTCATGTTTCATCGCTGCCGCCTTGTGCACGCGGATCTGAGCGAGTACAATATCCTATTTCACAATGGGCACCTGTGGATTATTGACGTGTCGCAGTccgtcgagcacgaccaCCCCCATGCCTTTGACTTTTTGCGCGAGGACATCTCGCATGTCGATGACTACTttgcgcggcacggcgtcgcgacgctggGCTTGCGCCAGACCTTTCACTttgtcgtgcgcgacggcgcgcgcgggcgcaaaggcggcgtcgcgggtCTCGAGAAGCTTGCGGAAGCGGACGAGCAAGGCGATGCGGCCGTGCTGGATCtcacgaccgaggcgggcgaccaggtcgagacgctcgcgtcgctcgaggccgagcttgCGATGCTGAtggacgccgcggcgcaggacgacgcgaccgagcagcacgagcaTGAAGACGCCGTATTCCGGCAGAGTTATATCCCACGcaacctcgacgagctgtacgatcccgagcgcgacgcagcgatGGCCCAAGcaggcgaggcgcaggagctgaTCTATGCCAAGACCTCGGGCCTCGACCAAGTGTACCAGAAAGAAAGCCAGGCGGGTGAGACGGGAAGCGAGGGAGGAGATGAGGGAGAagaagaggaagaggacgacgacgagggcgaagacgacgacgaggacaaagacgacgaggaggacgacaGCGACGCCGACTCCGACTCCCTCGACCCTGACGCacgcaagcagctcgagcgggaATCGCGCAAGGAGCACAAAAAAGGAGTCAAGGCCGCCaaccgcgagcgccgcaagacCAAGATGCCCAAGGCGGAAAAGAAGAAAAAGATGAAAAAGACGGGGCGGAAGAAGTAG